Below is a genomic region from Streptococcus salivarius.
GACACTACTCAATCGAAGCTTGCGACTTTTCACAGTTTGACACGCATATCTTGGGCGTTCTCGGAGCGCCACTCCCAACAATCCACCTCCATGCGCCAGCTGTCATGCTCAATGTCCTCGGGCAGCACGTCGAAGCAGCTGAGCGTTATGTCACAGAAAATCCAAGCGACCACCTCCACATGTATGGTAAACTAGAAGCGAAGCATAACCGCAAAATGGGTCATGTGACTTTGTTTAGTGATGAACCAGATAATGTGGTTGAGTTTGGGAAAGGAATTGATTTTTAGGTGAAAATAGCAATCCTAGGACTCGGAGTCATTGGAACGACTTATGCCTATGCTTTTCAAAAAGCAGGTCATCAAGTAGAACATGTCCTTAGAGACAGTAAGCGGAACAATGCTCCCAAATCCCTATCGGTTGATTTGCTAGATGGTCGCTATCATTCCAAAGGTGAGAACAAGCATGATACCTATGAGGTTCATGTGGCAGAAGCTGATTCGGAATATGATTTTATTTTTCTCAGTGTTCGTCATGGTTTTGTCAAAGAAGCCGTGGAAACCTTGCGAAAAAATAATATCAAAGGCACCCTTGTTTTCTTCTGTAATTTCTGGGATACTCGAAAAGAGGTCCAAGAGTGGGCAGGAGATTACGACTATATTCTGGCCTTTCCGACAGCGGGTGGTCATATGCAGGAAGACCATTTGGATGGTGTCTTGTTTGACCATTTAATGCTCGAAGGTGAGCAAAAAGCGCACATTTCTAACTATTCTGATTTGACGACTTTGCTGAGTTCTGCAGATTTGAAGTGGGAAGTGCCTCATGATATGGTCGAGTGGATTTGGATTCACATGGCGATTAATGCGGGTGTTACTTCGACAGCTGCACGTTCAGGAAATTTGGAAAATCCAGAAGAATTGGCTTTGAACTTGATGAATAGTTCTTCGGAATTATCATTGGCCATTAAGGCCATTCGAGAAGCTTTGAAAGTCGTAGAAGCGCGTGGTGTGAATTTGAAGCTTTACAAAGCCGAACTCTTGCCATACAAAATTCCCGCTTGGATAGCAGGAAAAGCCATGAAAGTCATGTTTGCGAAAAATGAGCTGACCCGAAAAATTATGACCTTGCACAATGATAAACAGGACATCTTCTATTGTTGTCAAAGTGTTTATCAGACTGGTCAGGAGTTAGGTATTGAGATGCCCATTCTGGAAGCAAATATGAAGGGAATTTCGATTTAGGAGATTTTATGATTCAACTCATCGTCAACGCATTTGTTGAAAAAGATAAGACTGGAGCAGTCGTCGAAGTCTTGTATGCTAGTAGCAATCACGAAAAAGTGAGAGCTAAGTATGAAGAGTTGGTTGCTCAATATCCTGAAAACTATTTAGCTATCTATGATTTGCCGATGGATACTGATTTGAATACACTAGATCACTATCCATCAGTGTGGATTGGGAAAGAGGAGTTTGAGTAGGAGACCTTAATGGCGATATTTAATTTTGGAAAACCCAAAGATGAAGCTTTAGAAAATAAAATTCAGAGATTAAATCAAGAGATTGCTATTCAAAAAGCAAAACTGGCAGATTTAAAAGCTCAAATAAAGATAGCAGACGATATAGTCTCGTTAAATACTGAGTTATCTCAGAAACGGTCAGAATTATTTGCTATTCAGAACGAGATTTCCTTAGCTAATGACACACTTGGATTACAAGAGTTTGGATTTTTTGAAAGACAGTATAAGTTTTCTGATAGCACAAAATATAAGGAAGCTTTAGATAATTTGAGAAAACAGCAGAAAGACTTAGTTAAATCTGGTCAGGCTGGTAGAATTATAGTACCTATGCTTTTAGATAATAATCAAAGCAAGGGAAGGGCAATGCAGAATCAGCTTATTAAAGCAGCTATTCGTGGCTTTAATGGTGAAGCGGATGCCTTGTTAGTAAAAGTTTCTGTTTCGAATGTTGAAAAGAAAATTCAGGCATTGAAGAAAGCATTCCAACAACTAAATAGAATGTATTCACGTAATCAAATTGAAATTACTATACCCTATCTAAATTTGAAAATTGAAGAATTACGTCTAGCTGCTGAGTTTGAGCTACAGAAGCAAGAAGAAAAAGAATTACTTCGAGAGCAAAGAGCAAAAGAGCGTGAGGACAAAAAACTTCAGGCTGAAATTAAAGCACGTCGAAAGCAATTGGAAAAAGATAGAACTCACTTTAAAAATATGGTTTCTAAGGTTGAGGAACTTTTGAAAAATGCTACTGGTGAAGAGTTTGAAGAACTTCAGAGACAGTTATCTGAGTACCAAGATAAATTATCTGAATTAGATGAAATCGAAGAAGATATTGATTATCGTGAAGGTCATGCAACTGCCGGCTACGTATATGTAATCTCTAACATTGGTTCTTTTGGTGAAGATGTTTATAAAATTGGAGTTACTCGTCGTTTAGAACCTCTTGAACGCATCAGGGAATTAAGTAGTGCGTCTGTACCTTTTCAATTTGATGTTCATGCTTTGATTTTTAGTGAGGAAGCCTTTGCATTAGAGACTGAATTACATAATCAACTAAGTGAGTATAAGGTTAATAAAGTAAATAACCGTAAAGAATACTTCAAGGTTCCATTTGAAAAAATTAAGGCACTTTTGGATAAACACGAAGAGTTAACTATAGAATTAAATGAGAACGCTGAAGCATTCGAATATAGACAGAGTAAATTAGTGGGTGGTCAATTTAAATGAAGTTTTGGCTTATTCTATCGTTAATAATATGTTTTATAGGTTGTGTAATGGGAGTTCTAGGTATGGGAGAACCAAGTGATTGGAAGTCTCAGACAACAAACAGTATTACTACTGATAGAGAAAAAAACAATTATTCTTTAAAACAAAGGTTTTATTTTGCTATAGGAACAATTGTTTGTGTACTACTAATAATGGCTATATTAGTTATATAATTTAAACAAAATATAAATAAAAAGAAAGGAACAAGGGTACTCGTATTCACAAAAACTGAATACGGGCTACGGACTTGGTCAAAAAGATAGTTTTTCCTAGAAGCTGACGCTTCTTCGTCTAAACTCCTATTTTGACTGTGTCCGCTTAACGCCCTTAATATCTTAATTATGATCGAACGTTATTCACGCCCTGAGATGGCGAACATTTGGACTGAAGAAAATAAATACCGTGCTTGGCTTGAGGTGGAAATCTTGGCTGACGAAGCATGGGCTGAATTGGGAGAAATCCCTAAGGAAGATGTGGCTTTGATTCGCGAAAAAGCGGACTTTGACATCGACCGTATTCTTGAAATCGAGCAGCAAACACGTCACGATGTGGTTGCCTTCACACGTGCGGTTTCTGAGACTCTTGGTGAAGAGCGTAAGTGGGTTCACTATGGTTTGACTTCTACTGACGTGGTAGATACTGCCTATGGTTACCTCTACAAACAAGCCAACGACATCATCCGCAAGGACCTTGAAAACTTCCTTAACATCATCGCTGACAAAGCGAAAGAACACAAGTTCACGATCATGATGGGTCGTACGCACGGTGTGCACGCTGAACCTACAACTTTTGGTCTTAAATTGGCCACTTGGTACAGCGAAATGAAACGTAACATCGAGCGTTTCGAGCATGCGGCTGCTGGCGTGGAAGCTGGTAAGATTTCTGGTGCGGTAGGTAACTTTGCCAACATTCCACCATTCGTTGAAAAATACGTCTGCGATAAATTGGGTATCCGTGCTCAAGAAATCTCTACACAGGTGCTTCCTCGTGACCTTCACGCTGAGTACTTTGCAGTTCTTGCTAGCATTGCAACTTCTATCGAGCGTATGGCAACTGAAATCCGTGGTCTTCAAAAATCTGAACAACGTGAAGTGGAAGAATTCTTTGCCAAAGGTCAAAAAGGGTCTTCAGCAATGCCTCACAAACGTAACCCAATCGGTTCTGAAAACATGACAGGTCTTGCGCGTGTCATCCGTGGTCACATGGTGACAGCTTATGAAAACGTAGCCCTTTGGCACGAACGTGATATCTCTCACTCATCAGCTGAGCGTATTATCGCACCAGACACAACAATCTTGATTGACTACATGCTCAACCGTTTCGGAAACATCGTTAAGAACTTGACAGTCTTCCCAGAAAACATGATCCGCAATATGAACTCTACATTTGGTCTTATCTTCAGCCAACGTGCTATGCTTACTTTGATTGAAAAAGGCATGACACGTGAGCAAGCTTACGATCTTGTTCAACCAAAGACTGCCCAATCATGGGATAACCAAGTAGACTTCAAGCCACTTCTTGAATCAGATCCAGAGGTAACATCTCGTCTCACTCAAGAAGAAATCGACGAAATCTTCAACCCAGTTTACTACACTAAACGTGTTGATGAAATCTTCGAACGCATCGGTTTGGGTGACTAATCTAAACAAAATAACAGAAAGCAGGTTTGCCCTGCTTTTTTTGATAGTGACATTTATGTCACTAGTTTTGTTTCCTTTTCAGCCTTATAATAGGGTCATCACAAGAAAACGATCAGAAAGGAGAAGTTAGTAATCTTAAAAGGACGACTTAACTATTTACTGGAACTTAGCCTCTTAATAGTAAGCATTGCTTATAATATCATCCGCATCATGAATGATCTTGGAAGTATCAAAGCCCCCTCTTGGTTTTTAGAGATGGATATTCCTAGTGGTTCCTTACTATTACTTATTTTGCTTATTATTTTAAAAAGCGATAAAAAATAATAATCTCTTAAGCTACTTTTAAGTTTATTAAGATATATTATAACCATCCTAGTAAGGCAGCTAGCTTTTGTGAGCTAGAGGTAACATAATTTTTTCATAACAAATCTCCCCGAAGAAAGTCTAGAAATCTAGGCTTTTTCTTCTTTTTTGAGGTTTTATATAGGATATTTTAAGAAAATGCTTGAAAACCCTTCCAAAACAAGGTAATATAGTTATATAAAGATTCTATTGGACAAGCGGTCACCTTGGAGGATTAGGAAGAAGAGGTTGGGAAGCCTGTACAATCGTATCTTTTCAGCGGTCTTTGGACTGTTGTGAAAATCCCTTAGGGGATTTTTTTCTGCGATTTAAGGTTTCTTTAAGGAAGTCAGGTTATACTTTAAGTCTCCTAAATAACTTTTACTGAACGCAGTTCAGTAAGTCTCGTTGGCTTACACTTTTTGTAGAACAACGAACTTTTCTTTTTCATAATCTCCAAAAGAGCTCAACACGCTGTGTTGGGTTCTTTTTTTGGCAATTAAAAAAAACGCCCGTAGGCGTTTTGAATATGGCTTACATCTCGTCTGGAGCTTCAACACCAAGAAGGCGAAGGGCTTCTTTGAGGACTGTTGCTGTTGCGTAGCAAAGAGCTAAACGGCTGTCACGTTCTGGGCTTTCGTCCAAGATACGTGTGTGCGCATAGTATTTGTTAAAGGCTTGGGCCAAGCTGATAGCAAATTTCGCAACGATAGATGGCTCAAAGTTGTCTGATGCACGGTTGATGATACGTGGGAAGTCTTGGATGAGTTTGATGATTTCCCAGCTTTCAACGTCGTTTAGGCTGTATGTAGCATCTGCAGATGGCGTGAAGTTAGCCTTGCGCAAGATAGATTGGATACGAGCGTGTGCATATTGAACGTAAGGTCCAGTTTCTCCCTCGAAGGATACCATGGCATCAAGGTCGAAGTCGTAACCATTCATACGATCTGTTTTAAGGTCGTAGAACTTGATAGCTCCGACACCTACAGCATGAGCAACAGCTTCCTTGTTAGGCAAGTTTGGATTCTTAGCTTCGATTTGAGCTTGGGCACGGTTAACAGCTTCAGCAATAGTTGGCTCAAGCAAAATAACGTTACCCTTACGAGTTGACAATTTCTTACCGTTCTTAGTTACAAGACCAAAGGCAACGTGAGTCATGTCGTCAGACCAGTCGTAGCCCATTTCTTTAAGAACAGCTTTCAACTGTTTGAAGTGAGCAGATTGTTCATTACCAACCACATAGATGGCTTTGGCAAAGTCGTAAGTACGTTTACGGTAGAGGGCAGCAGCCAAGTCACGTGTGATGTAAAGTGTCGCACCATCTGATTTTTTGATGAGGGCTGGGTGTTCGATACCGTATTTTTCAAGGTTAACCACTTGGGCACCTTGAGATTCTTGGAGAAGTCCTTTTTCTGTCAAGATGTCAACGACTTCATCCATCTTATCATTGTAGAAGGCTTCACCGTTGTAGCTATCAAAAGAAACACCGAGTTCATCATAAAGACGGTTGAATTCCACCAAGCTTTCGTCACGGAACCATTGCCAAAGGGCAGTTGCCTCCTCGTCACCAGCTTCCAATTTGCGGAACCATTCACGAGCTTCTTCGTCTACAGATGGGTCTTCTTCAGCTTCGGCATTGATGCGCACATAAAGTTGAAGGAGTTCATTGATAGGGTTGGCTTTGACAGCTTCCTCGCTACCCCATTTCTTATAGGCAACAATCAGCATACCAAACTGTTTACCCCAGTCACCCAAGTGGTTGATGCGGACTGGTTTGTAGCCTTGTTTAGCTACGATGTTGGCAAGAGCATCAGCGATAACTGTTGAACGCAAGTGACCGATAGAGAAAGGTTTAGCGATGTTAGGACTAGACATATCAAAGGCGATGTTACGTCCGTGACCGATGTTTTGGTCAGCGTAGTGGCTGCCTTGAGCGATGACTTGTCCAAGAACGTCCGCTGAGATTTTTGATTTATCAAGGAAGAAGTTGATGTAAGGACCAACAGCTTCAACTTTTTCAAAGTTTGAGGCATCGATTTTTTCAGCGATGTCTGCTGCAATTATTTGAGGAGCCTTGCGCAAGACTTTAGCCAATGAGAAGGCAGGAAAGGCGAGGTCCCCCATGTCAGCATTTTTAGGGGTTTCAAGCAGATTTTGAATGTTTTCTTGTTCCAATTCGGGAACAACTTTGGCAATTTCTGCTGCAATGAGTTCTTTAGTATTCATAGGTACTCCATTTCAAATCTTGTCGTTCATACCTATTTTACCATTATTTTAGTTAATAGGGTAGGGACAAGAAAGCATCTATTAGGAAGAATTCCATGAAAAAATACAAAAATTCTGTTATAATATGCAAAGAATATACATAAAAAGAGGAAAGATAATGAAGAGAGATCGTCAAGCTGTTATCAAACAGATGATTTCAAGAGATAAGATTGGGACACAAGAGGAAATTAAGCAACGCCTAGAGGCGGAAGGTATCACAGTTACTCAGGCTACCTTGTCACGTGACTTGCGTGAGATTGGCCTCTTGAAGCTTCGTGATGAAGAAGGCAGACTCTACTATAGTTTGTCTGAGCATGTGCTTCCAAGTTTGGATCCTACGGTTAAGGACTATGTTAAATCAGTTTCCCGTGCCCAGTTTATGCTGGTCCTCCACACAGAGTTGGGTGAAGCTGATGTTTTGGCAAACTTAATTGACAGTGATTGCAATCCTGAAATTTTAGGAACTGTTGCTGGCGCAGATACCCTCTTGGTAATCTGTAAGGATGCTGTGGTTGCTGAAAAACTGGAAAGCGAGTTTCACTGATGAACACTCCTCATCAGGATCTCCAAAAAGCCAAAGAAGAGTTAATTGACCTCCTCAAACACCATGAGGCGGTTCTTGCTTTTCAAGAGGCTGAGAAAGCTATTGGACAGGTCCCTCAAATCAGTCATCTAGCTGGACAGATGAAGGCTTATCAACAAGAAGCAGTGCTTTTTCAAAAAATCGAGAAACAACGTGCCTATGAGGAGGCAGGTGAGCAGGCAGATTTGATTCAGCATGAGTTGGAAAATTTGCCTATTGTTCAAGACTACCGTCAAAAAATGCAGGATGCCAGTGACTTGGTCCAATATGTGACCAAGTCTATCGAAGAAAGGATTAACGAGGAGTTAAGACATGGCTAAGGAAAAAATATCTCCAGGAATGCAGCAGTATTTGGATATCAAGGAAAATTATCCAGATGCTTTTTTGCTCTTCCGTATGGGTGATTTTTACGAATTATTTTATGATGATGCCGTTAAGGCTGCCCAGATTTTGGAAATTAGCCTAACCAGTCGTAATAAGAACGCCGATAATCCCATTCCTATGGCTGGTGTTCCTTATCATTCAGCTCAATCTTATATTGATGTCTTGGTTGAGATGGGCTACAAGGTAGCCATTGCTGAGCAGATGGAGGACCCTAAACAGGCTGTTGGTGTGGTTAAGCGTGAGGTGGTTCAGGTTATCACGCCAGGTACAGTGGTTGACAGTTCTAAACCTGATAATGCCAATAATTTCTTGGTAGCTATTGACAAGGCTGGAAGTCGATTCGGCCTGGCCTATATGGATGTGTCAACGGGTGAATTTTTTGCGACAGAGTTGGACGATTTCAGTTCAGTTTGTAGTGAAATTCAGAACCTTAAGGCACGTGAAGTAGTGGTTGGTTATGATTTATCCGAAGCTGATGAACAAATTTTGGTGAAGCAACTCAACCTTCTACTTTCCAAGGAAACAGAGGTTTACGATGATGTCCACTTGATTGACACTAGCTTGACAGATTTGGAAAGCAGTGTAGCGGGTAAACTTCTCCAGTATGTGCACCGTACTCAGATGCGTGAGCTCAGCCATTTACAAAAAGCTCAGCACTATGAGATTAAGGATTACTTGCAGATGTCCTATGCGACCAAGTCGAGTTTGGATTTACTGGAAAATGCTAGAACAGGTAAGAAACATGGTTCTCTTTTCTGGCTCTTGGATGAAACCAAGACAGCTATGGGAATGCGTCTCTTACGTACTTGGATTGATAGACCTTTAGTAAATCAGGCTGCAATCGTGGAGCGTCAGAATATTATCCAAGTTTTCTTGGACAATTTCTTCGAGCGTAGTGATCTGACTGAGAGTCTTAAAGGGGTTTACGATATTGAGCGCCTGGCCAGCCGTGTTTCCTTTGGAAAGGCTAATCCTAAAGATTTGATTCAGCTAGGTCATACCCTAGCTCAGGTTCCAGTTATTAAGGCGATTTTGGAGTCTTTTGATGACGAGGCCTTGTCACGTCTTTTACAAGAGCTAGATGCTCTGCCAGAATTAGAGAGTCTGATTCGGTCGGCTATTGATCCCGATGCTCCTGCAACCATTACAGAAGGTGGCATTATCCGTGCTGGTTTTGATGAGACCTTGGACAAGTATCGCAAGGTGATGAGTGAGGGGACATCATGGATTGCGGATATCGAAGCCAAGGAACGTGAAGCGTCTGGTATTACAACACTAAAAATTGATTATAACCGTAAAGATGGTTACTACTTCCATGTGACCAACTCTAACCTTAGCTTGGTTCCTGACCATTTCTTCCGCAAGGCAACCCTGAAAAATTCAGAGCGTTTTGGAACTGCTGAGTTGGCTAAGATTGAAGGTGAAATGCTTGAGGCACGTGAAAAATCATCAACGCTAGAGTATGATATTTTCATGCGTGTCCGTGAGCAGGTGGAACGCTATATTGACCGTTTGCAATCTTTGGCTAAGGCCATTGCGACAGTCGATGTGCTTCAGAGTTTAGCAGTTACAGCAGAGACGAATCATTATGTTCGTCCTGCGTTCAATGATGAGCATCGTATCGTTATTGATCAAGGCCGTCATGCGGTGGTTGAGAAGGTTATGGGTGTTCAGGAATACATTCCAAACACGATTACCTTTGACAGTCAGACCAATGTTCAGCTCATCACAGGGCCAAATATGAGTGGTAAATCTACCTATATGCGTCAGTTGGCTTTGTCAGTCGTTATGGCTCAGATGGGCTCTTACGTACCAGCAGATAGTATTGATTTGCCAGTTTTTGATGCCATCTATACACGTATTGGTGCTGCAGATGACCTGATTTCAGGTCAGTCAACCTTCATGGTTGAGATGATGGAAGCTAATCAGGCTATTAAGCGGGCGACACCTAATTCCTTGATTATTTTTGATGAGTTGGGACGTGGGACAGCCACCTATGATGGTATGGCTCTAGCTCAGTCTATCATTGAGTTTATTCATGACAAGGTAGGAGCTAAAACCATGTTTGCTACCCATTATCATGAGTTGACAGCCCTGTCAAATACTTTGACACACCTTGTCAACGTTCATGTGGCGACACTTGAAAAGGACGGAGAGGTGACTTTCCTTCACAAGATTGTCGATGGCCCAGCTGACAAATCTTATGGTATTCATGTAGCTAAGATTGCAGGTTTACCAGCAGATTTACTGGAACGTGCTGACACCATCTTGACACAATTAGAGGGC
It encodes:
- a CDS encoding ketopantoate reductase family protein — protein: MKIAILGLGVIGTTYAYAFQKAGHQVEHVLRDSKRNNAPKSLSVDLLDGRYHSKGENKHDTYEVHVAEADSEYDFIFLSVRHGFVKEAVETLRKNNIKGTLVFFCNFWDTRKEVQEWAGDYDYILAFPTAGGHMQEDHLDGVLFDHLMLEGEQKAHISNYSDLTTLLSSADLKWEVPHDMVEWIWIHMAINAGVTSTAARSGNLENPEELALNLMNSSSELSLAIKAIREALKVVEARGVNLKLYKAELLPYKIPAWIAGKAMKVMFAKNELTRKIMTLHNDKQDIFYCCQSVYQTGQELGIEMPILEANMKGISI
- a CDS encoding DUF4041 domain-containing protein, whose translation is MAIFNFGKPKDEALENKIQRLNQEIAIQKAKLADLKAQIKIADDIVSLNTELSQKRSELFAIQNEISLANDTLGLQEFGFFERQYKFSDSTKYKEALDNLRKQQKDLVKSGQAGRIIVPMLLDNNQSKGRAMQNQLIKAAIRGFNGEADALLVKVSVSNVEKKIQALKKAFQQLNRMYSRNQIEITIPYLNLKIEELRLAAEFELQKQEEKELLREQRAKEREDKKLQAEIKARRKQLEKDRTHFKNMVSKVEELLKNATGEEFEELQRQLSEYQDKLSELDEIEEDIDYREGHATAGYVYVISNIGSFGEDVYKIGVTRRLEPLERIRELSSASVPFQFDVHALIFSEEAFALETELHNQLSEYKVNKVNNRKEYFKVPFEKIKALLDKHEELTIELNENAEAFEYRQSKLVGGQFK
- the purB gene encoding adenylosuccinate lyase, which produces MIERYSRPEMANIWTEENKYRAWLEVEILADEAWAELGEIPKEDVALIREKADFDIDRILEIEQQTRHDVVAFTRAVSETLGEERKWVHYGLTSTDVVDTAYGYLYKQANDIIRKDLENFLNIIADKAKEHKFTIMMGRTHGVHAEPTTFGLKLATWYSEMKRNIERFEHAAAGVEAGKISGAVGNFANIPPFVEKYVCDKLGIRAQEISTQVLPRDLHAEYFAVLASIATSIERMATEIRGLQKSEQREVEEFFAKGQKGSSAMPHKRNPIGSENMTGLARVIRGHMVTAYENVALWHERDISHSSAERIIAPDTTILIDYMLNRFGNIVKNLTVFPENMIRNMNSTFGLIFSQRAMLTLIEKGMTREQAYDLVQPKTAQSWDNQVDFKPLLESDPEVTSRLTQEEIDEIFNPVYYTKRVDEIFERIGLGD
- the argS gene encoding arginine--tRNA ligase, translating into MNTKELIAAEIAKVVPELEQENIQNLLETPKNADMGDLAFPAFSLAKVLRKAPQIIAADIAEKIDASNFEKVEAVGPYINFFLDKSKISADVLGQVIAQGSHYADQNIGHGRNIAFDMSSPNIAKPFSIGHLRSTVIADALANIVAKQGYKPVRINHLGDWGKQFGMLIVAYKKWGSEEAVKANPINELLQLYVRINAEAEEDPSVDEEAREWFRKLEAGDEEATALWQWFRDESLVEFNRLYDELGVSFDSYNGEAFYNDKMDEVVDILTEKGLLQESQGAQVVNLEKYGIEHPALIKKSDGATLYITRDLAAALYRKRTYDFAKAIYVVGNEQSAHFKQLKAVLKEMGYDWSDDMTHVAFGLVTKNGKKLSTRKGNVILLEPTIAEAVNRAQAQIEAKNPNLPNKEAVAHAVGVGAIKFYDLKTDRMNGYDFDLDAMVSFEGETGPYVQYAHARIQSILRKANFTPSADATYSLNDVESWEIIKLIQDFPRIINRASDNFEPSIVAKFAISLAQAFNKYYAHTRILDESPERDSRLALCYATATVLKEALRLLGVEAPDEM
- the argR gene encoding arginine repressor; this encodes MMKRDRQAVIKQMISRDKIGTQEEIKQRLEAEGITVTQATLSRDLREIGLLKLRDEEGRLYYSLSEHVLPSLDPTVKDYVKSVSRAQFMLVLHTELGEADVLANLIDSDCNPEILGTVAGADTLLVICKDAVVAEKLESEFH
- a CDS encoding YlbF family regulator; protein product: MNTPHQDLQKAKEELIDLLKHHEAVLAFQEAEKAIGQVPQISHLAGQMKAYQQEAVLFQKIEKQRAYEEAGEQADLIQHELENLPIVQDYRQKMQDASDLVQYVTKSIEERINEELRHG
- the mutS gene encoding DNA mismatch repair protein MutS, with translation MAKEKISPGMQQYLDIKENYPDAFLLFRMGDFYELFYDDAVKAAQILEISLTSRNKNADNPIPMAGVPYHSAQSYIDVLVEMGYKVAIAEQMEDPKQAVGVVKREVVQVITPGTVVDSSKPDNANNFLVAIDKAGSRFGLAYMDVSTGEFFATELDDFSSVCSEIQNLKAREVVVGYDLSEADEQILVKQLNLLLSKETEVYDDVHLIDTSLTDLESSVAGKLLQYVHRTQMRELSHLQKAQHYEIKDYLQMSYATKSSLDLLENARTGKKHGSLFWLLDETKTAMGMRLLRTWIDRPLVNQAAIVERQNIIQVFLDNFFERSDLTESLKGVYDIERLASRVSFGKANPKDLIQLGHTLAQVPVIKAILESFDDEALSRLLQELDALPELESLIRSAIDPDAPATITEGGIIRAGFDETLDKYRKVMSEGTSWIADIEAKEREASGITTLKIDYNRKDGYYFHVTNSNLSLVPDHFFRKATLKNSERFGTAELAKIEGEMLEAREKSSTLEYDIFMRVREQVERYIDRLQSLAKAIATVDVLQSLAVTAETNHYVRPAFNDEHRIVIDQGRHAVVEKVMGVQEYIPNTITFDSQTNVQLITGPNMSGKSTYMRQLALSVVMAQMGSYVPADSIDLPVFDAIYTRIGAADDLISGQSTFMVEMMEANQAIKRATPNSLIIFDELGRGTATYDGMALAQSIIEFIHDKVGAKTMFATHYHELTALSNTLTHLVNVHVATLEKDGEVTFLHKIVDGPADKSYGIHVAKIAGLPADLLERADTILTQLEGETVTIRPQEKVSPQEKPATETHVNEQISLFDDFTENPVLQELRDLDIYNMTPMQVMMAVADLKQKL